The Kocuria turfanensis genome contains the following window.
CCGGCCTCGAGCAGCGCCGCGACGGTGTCCTCCCGCTGGTGGTAGGCGGCGAGGATGAGCAGGGTGTCGCCCTTGCCGTTGGTGAGGTTCACCGGGACCCCGGCGCGGACGGCGGGCAGCAGGTCCTCGGTGCGGCCCTCCCGGGCCATGTCGAAGAGGGTGAGCACGTAGGCCATCTCCTCCTCGGTGAGCTGCGGGGCGGCCGGGTCCTGGGGCGGCTGGGGGTTCTCGGGCACGGCGGGTCCTTCGGGGTCGGCGGGCGGGTCCTGAACAGGCAGTTTATCGGGGTCGGCGGCACGCGGGGGACTCCACGGTATCCGGGTCTTGACGTTGCAGTAACTGCCTGGCACGCTCGTGTGACACAGCTCACCCTGCCCGTTCCTCGCGCCGGTGCACCCGCACCGGGGATCCGGAGTCCCCATGACCAATCTCGCCACCCTCCTCACCGACTCGGCCGCCGCGGCCCCCGACGCCCGGGCGATCGTGCTCGACGACCGGGTCCTGACCTACGGGGCCCTCGACGACCTCTCCGCCCGGGTGGCCACGATGCTCTGCGGCAGCGGCATCCGGCCGGGGGACCGCGTGGCGATGATCCTGCCCAACGTCCCGCACATGCCGATCGCCTACTACGGCATCCTGCGCATGGGCGGTGTGGTCGTGCCGCTCAACCCCCTGCTCAGCCCCCGGGAGCTGACCTACCACTTCCAGGACGCCGAGGTCTCCCTCGTGCTGGTCTGGGAGGCCATGGCCGAGGCCACCCGCGCCGCCGTTGCCCAGCTGGAGCGGGAGGTGCCCGTGGTCGAGGTGACCGCCGCCGGGACGCTGCAGAG
Protein-coding sequences here:
- a CDS encoding ankyrin repeat domain-containing protein, with protein sequence MPENPQPPQDPAAPQLTEEEMAYVLTLFDMAREGRTEDLLPAVRAGVPVNLTNGKGDTLLILAAYHQREDTVAALLEAGADPDRVNDNGQTALLSAVFRGNEAVVRALLEAGASQTAGAHSAVDFSRVFERADLLPVLEEYAGR